ATGAGTTGGTTGCGTAAATTTAACAAGTTGTCTATTCGATCGAAGATGCATCTTTACATAGGTGCTTCGGTGGCATTAATAATGCTGATCTCATTCCTCTACTTTATTATCTCGTTACGGATCAATACTCGGGAGAACGCGACCCTTATGGTCGACGAACAGGTAAAAGGGTATTCGGCACAGATCCAACGGGTCACCAATCAGGGTTTCAGCTTCTGCGAATCGCTGGCATCTTCTGTGGTTTACATGTTCGATCATAGCGTTTCCAATCGCGAAACGCTACTTCAGCAGTCCCTGCTCAACATTTCGAAGAACAACCAGCAGTTTAAGTGCATTTTTGTATCGTTAGAGCATTCGGCCATTACGCCCGGCTACAATAAGGCCTCAGGGCGCCGTACATTCCTTACCGTTCCTTCGTCGAACATGCCGGTTATGACAGTCGACAAGGATATGGACTCGTTTGACGCTAATGGGCACTACTATCAGGTAAAGAGCATCGGTAAATCCGATGTAAAAGAGCCCTACTACTACAACTACTACAACAATAGCAGCCAGGAGCTGCTCATTACAACGCTTGATTGCCCCGTTAAGTATAATGGAACATCAGTAGGTGTTGCCGGAGTTGATATTGGCATCGACGAATACCAGAAAATTGTCGATCAGGTTAAGATTTTCCCAGGAACATCCGCCTTTTTGGTGTCGTCTAAAGGGTTTATTGCCGCGCATACCGATAAAAAGCTAGTTGGTAAAACCTTCGATAACGTTTTTGGCGAAAAGAACAGCGAGCTTCAGCTCGATAAGATGCTTTCCTCGTCCGATATCACCAAAACCTACATCGAAATCGATGGTACGAGCTACTATTCGGTGGTTGTTCCCATTACCATGGGCGAAAGAGGCACCCGTTGGGCGTTGGGGGTAACCATTCCTACCAGCGAGATCTTTGCGCAGTCGCGTAAGTCGGTATTGTTTGCCATTCTGGTGTGCCTACTTGGCCTAATCGTTACCACCTTTGTCATTAACTACCTGGCAAAGGCCATAACCAAGCCGCTGGAGGATGTAACGCAGTCCATAAAGAAGCTATCCACCGGTGAGGTTAGCGAGCAGGAGAAGCTCAACATCAAAACCGGCGACGAGATGGAAGAAATTGCCGGATCGCTAAACATGCTGGTTGATGGGCTGGGCCGAACCGCCAAGTTTGCCCAAGAAATTGGGAATGGAAACCTAAATGCCAACCATCAGCTACTCGGCGAGAAGGATGTACTCGGCATTTCGCTCGAAGAAATGCGCAGCAGCCTGATTCGCGCCAACGAAGTAGAGGATGAGCGCAAAAAGGAGGAAGATAAAACGCGTTGGGCCAACCAAGGCTATGCAAACTTTGCCGAGCTGCTGCGCCTTAACAACAGTAACCTTAAGGAGCTCTCGTTTTCCATCGTAAGCAACCTCGTAAAGTACCTGGATATCAACCAAGGAGGCATGTTTATCCTAAATGGCGAAGATGAGTCGGATCGTTTCCTCGAAATGACCGCCTGCTTTGCCTATAACCGCCGCAAGATGATGGAAAAACGCTTCGAAGTGGGCGAAGGCCTAGTGGGGCGCTGCTTTGTCGAGGGCGAAACCATATTTTTGCTCGAAATCCCCGACAGCTACATCTCCATCACCTCCGGTTTGGGCGATACCACTCCCAAATGCCTGCTGCTGGTTCCGCTAAAGATCAACAACGAGGTCAACGGCGTGATCGAGCTCGCCTCGCTGACGCCAATTGACGACTATAAGGTGAAATTTGTCGAAAAGATCGCCGAAAGCATCGCCTCGACCCTCGCCTCCGTCCGCATAAACATCCACACCGCCGAGCTGCTCGATCAAACCCGCTCCCAAGCCGAGGAGATGGCCGCTCAGGAAGAGGAGATGCGCCAGAATTTGGAGGAGCTTCAGTCCACGCAGGAGGAGATGGCCCGCGTTCAGGAGGAGCAAAAGATCGCGCAAGAAGAGCTCTTCAAGGAAAAATCGATGTTTGCCAACTTTTTGGACACGGTTGTCGAGTATGTTTACTTCAAAGATCTGCAAAGCCGCTTCATTCGCGTAAGCAAATCGCTTTTAGGGCTACATAAAGTTAAGGACGACTCGGAGCTTTTGGGTAAATCAGACTTCGACCTCTTCGGCGGCGAGCATTCGCAAAAGGCGTACAACGATGAGCAAACCATCATCCGTACCGGCCAAGCCATTTACGGCATGGTCGAGCGCGAAGATCACAACGATGGCTCCGTAACCTGGGTAGAAACCAGCAAAATGCCGCTGAAAGATCTCAATGGGCAAATCATTGGTACCTTTGGCATATCGAAGGATATCTCAAACATCAAGAATCTGGAGGCCAAGCTCTCCTTCGAGCGCAACCTGCTCAATAACTTCCTCGATACGTCCTCCGATTACATCCACTTTAAGGATGAAAATGGCCGATTCCTAAGAGCGAACAGGCTTAAGTACGAGCGTCACGGGCTAAAATCAGAGGAAGAAATCATCGGGAAGAGCGATAAGGACTTCTTTGGCGAAAAGTATACCGTCGAAACCGATGCCGAGGAGCAGGAAATCATCCGTACCGGCAAGCCCATCCTAAATAGGGTGGAATGCCGTACCGATTCTGCCGGCAACAAGCGCTGGTTCTCCATCAACAAGATGCCGCTTCGCAACGAAGATGGAGCAACCATTGGCACCTGGGGTTATACCCGCGATGTAACTGAGCTCAAGGAGCTCGAGCTGAAGCAAAACGGCCAGAATTCCGAAAGCGATAAGGCCGATTTAAACTAGGATATTCCGGTAACGCATAAAAGCATAGGCAACTCTATCTGTCGGGTTTCGACATCTAAGCCGGTGGGCTCTGATGAAAAACGGGAACGGCAGGAGGAGTTGCCTTTTTTTGCGCCAGCACATCAGCTACGGATAAAAGCGAAGGAGAACGCAACAGCCTGCTACACGTCTGCAACCCCCACGCGGCAAAACAGGACAAAAGAGGAGTTGCCCGTAGACCATTCCGACTTGTAGCATGCCACCGCAACGGCAGATTTTACCTCGTAGAGGTTAAACATGCGCGTCATAACCAGTTTTTCCCGTTTTCAATCAAAAAAATGGTTCGATAACGTTTTAGGAGGGGATTGTAGATTTGAAACCACTCTTCCAACGAAGCCCGAAGGGCTTTAACTTTAATAACCCCGAGTGAAACTCGGGGAATTTGATCGTGAGATGGAAACAACCCAGAATGGGTTGAATGTCTTCGCTAAAAACGGGTAAGAGGCAGCAGAATACTGGTATAAATCCAATCGTACCCACGCTTTTCCTTCCTCAGCATATCAGCTACAAATAAAAACGAAGAAGAACGCAACAGCCTGCTACACGCTTGCAACCGCCACGCAGCAAAACAGGTCAGAAAGAGAGTTGCCCGTAGGGCATTCCGACCTGTAGCATGCCACCACAACGGCAGATTTTACCTCGTAGAGGTTAAACATGCGCGTCATAACCAGTTTTTCCCGTTTTCAATCAAAAAAATGGTTCGATAACGTTTTAGGAGGGGATTGTAGATTTGAAACCACTCTTCCAACGAAGCCCGAAGGGCTTTAACTTTAATAACCCCGAGTGAAACTCGGGGAATTTGATCGAGAGATGGAAACAACCCCAACGGGGTTGAATGTCTTCGCTGAAAAGCGGGAAGAAAGTCGAGAATACTAGTAAAACCACTTTAGTTTCTCAGAGATTTCACGTTTAAAATATGAATAAAAACGATTATTGGAAGAACGACCAACCAACGGCGGACAAACTTATCAGAGTAGGATAACGTTCTTCCGTAAACACTATGGCGAAGCCATACCAGACTGGCAGGAATTCTGTTCGAGCGAGCGGAGCTGCTACAACGCCAATTAGCGTAACAGCGATGAAAGGATTAGAAACAATTATTTTAGATGGCGACATTCCACCGCGACCGAGCGAGTTAATTCGTGCCAAGGGTTTTTTGGTTCTTTTTGCCCTTCAAAAAGAACAGATAAGAAGAGGGAATTCTCTTTACAAAGCCCTAACCTCTGCTAAATGCTGAAGCTATATTTTAAAAGGCGAAATCCCTCGGGTAAAACCCATTCCTAAAACTGTTTCAATACGAGAGCATCGCATCTCTACCAGCCCGAATCAGCGTCGCAGGGGTAGAGACTCATTGCATGTATCTCGTTGTATTGTAGAATCTGGATTAAAAGCGAAATACCAGACAAAACCCTACCTAAGAGTTGAAAAACCAACCTAATTCTTTATAAAAACAGCCCCAATGCACCACGAAATCCCGCTTACGATTTGCAAAACCTCGATAAATATTTACAAAAATCATTCAAAAATCTACGTGAAATGCCCTTTAGATCGGCAAAAACCTGCCTAAAATCGGCAAAATCAAGGCAAATACTTATAAAAACAGCCTCAATATCGATGTGAACGCCTCAATGCACCACGAAATCCCCCTTAGGATTTGAAAAACTAAGGTCGAACTTTACAAAAACCAACCAAAAATCTACGTGAAATGCCCTTTAGATCGCCAAAATCCTGCCTAAGAATCGAAAAACTAAGGTTATTATTTGCAATATCTGCCCTAAGATTAGTGTGAACTCCCCCTACGATCGCTAAAATCTCGCTTACGATTGGTAAAAACGCGATAATTATTTACAAAAACCTTCCAAATAGCTGTGTGAATCGTCTTTTAGAACGACGAAATCCTGCATAAAATTTGAAAAAGCTAAGGAAAAAATTGGCAAAACCGCCCCTAAGATTGGTGTAAATCAGGCTAAGAACTGATAGAAACAAGCCTAAGATTGGCGGAAACTAGGTTTTGTAGCGCCAATACCACCTACAATCTTTTAGAAGAAAAGTAGAAATAGCTAAACCTCGATAAGGATATTTCTATACTTTAGTGCCGCTTAACAAAGTCGATGAATAGTCAGGAAGAAGAGAATAGGAACCAGCGTTTTGCCGTTGTCGATGTCGAAACCTCGGGTGGCGATCCCCGAAGGGAACGCATTACCGACATAGCTATCTACCTGCTCGAAGGAGGAGTTATCGTTGAAGAGTTCTGTACGCTTCTAAATCCAGAAAAACCCATCCCCGGCTACATCACCAAGCTTACCGGCATCACCAATAGCATGGTAAAGAACGCCCCAAAGTTCTACGAAGTCGCCAAAAAGATCGTGGAGATTACCCGCGATGCCATTTTTGTAGGCCATAACGTCGGTTTCGACTACAGCTTCGTGCAGAACGAGTTCAAAAGGCTAGGCTACAGCTACCGAAGGGTCACCTTCGACACCGTTCGCGTAAGCCGGAAGCTGCTACCCGGGCATGCCAGCTACAGCTTGGGGAATCTCAGCGACGATTTGGGCATTATTCTCCAGAATAGGCACCGTGCCGCTGGCGATGCGCGCGCCACCGTCGACCTTTTTAAAATACTACTTGATAAAGCTGTTGATGAGGATATCGCAATCACCATCAGCATCGCAAAAATCTTTGGAAAAGACATCGCTCGGCTACTTTTCGAGAGCCTACCCGAGGAAACCGGCGTCTACTACCTCCACGACAGCGACGGAAACATCCTATACATCGGCAAAAGCACCAATATTGCCAAGCGAGCGCTCGGTCACTTTGCCAGCTACGACGATCCGAAAGCGCTAGAGATGTGCACCAAGGTCGCCGATATCAGCTACGAGCTCACAACCTCCGAGCTTATTGCGCTTTTAAAGGAAGATATCGAGGTAAATCGGCATCATCCGCCCTATAACCGCTGGCATAGGCGCAAAAGCAGCGGATATGGGCTCTACGCCACCTATAACGAGGAAGGATACCTCGCCTTAACCATCGCAAAGTCGTCGAAAAATGGGGTGTTGGTGTTCACCTATTCGTCAACTCAGAAGGCCAAGCAGGCGCTCGCCCCCATTATCGAGAAGTTTAGCCTCTGCCAGAAGATATGCGGACTAAGTAAGTCGGAAGGTGCCTGCTTTCACTACCAGATTGGGATCTGTAAGGGCGCATGCTGCGGCGAAGAAGGTCCCGATCTCTACAACCAGCGCGTAGAGCAGGCAATCGCCTATCTAAGCAACACCACCAAGAACTTCTTTGTCGTAGAAACCGATAAGGGCTCCGATAAAGTCGCGTTCGTTAAGGTCGAAAAGGGGAAGTTTGTCGGCTACGGCCAGGCATCCGGCGATTTTCTTAGCGGTAACCCGCACGAGCTGCACGATCTGGTAGCCTCATCGCCCGAAACCCCCAATTCCATGAAGATCATCAACGCCTACATCGGTAAATCCAAGACCGCCAAGGTCGTTTACTTCCAGTAGGCGAGCTCATCCGCAGCATTTTTCTGCTCCAATCCAGCGTTTCCCCTCGAATACTGATGCATTCGATGGTTTATTATGCGATTTTTTTTGGTGAAAATATACATATAATTACAATACATAAGAATAAAATGTATATTTGTGCCATGTATTCAAGAGAACTACTTAAAGGAACGCTGCAAACCATCATTCTCAAGCTGCTTGAGGATAATGGCAGGATGTATGGCTACGAAATTACCCAGAAGGTTAAGCTGCTTACCGAGGGTAAAATATCAATTACCGAGGGTGCGCTTTACCCAATACTTCACAAGCTGGAAGCTGACGGAACGGTTACAACCGAAGAGGAGTTCATCGGCAAGCGTATTCGTAAGTACTACACGCTTACCGTAAGCGGAAAGACCGTAACCGAAGGCAAAGTCAACGAGCTTAACGATTTCATATCGACAATAGGCGTTCTACTTTCACCCAAATCTTTGGCGTAATGGAGTTATTGGATAGCGATGTTGAGAGAATCAAGAGCGATTTGGCCTGCCAAGGAGTGACGGCGGATAAGTTATCGGACAGTTTGCTAGATCATATCTGCTGCGCCATAGAAGAGATGGATGCTAACGACTTTGAGACCGCCTACAAGCTGGTTCTCGAACGTTTTGGAGAGGATGGAATTCGTCGTGTACAGGAAGAAACTACTAATTTAATCTATAAAAAGGAGTTTACTATGAAAAAGACCATGTACGTTTTGGGCTATTTTGCCTCAATGTTTGCGGTAACTGGTGTGCTTTGTAAGATGATGCATTGGCCAGGAGCAGGTCCATCGCTTCTGCTAAGCGGCCTGCTGCTCAACTTTGGTTTTTTACCGCTTTACTTTCGCGATAAGTACAAGCAGTCAGTTAGTCGTTAAGCTCGGAACACCATTTTTATAACCTATAAATGGTTTTACCATGAAAAAAGCGATGTACATTTTGGTTACCTTGCCTCAATGCTTGCGGTAGCTGGATTACTTTGTAAGATGATGCACTGGTCGGGTGGAGGACCAGCCCTTTTACTCAGCGGAGCGCTGCTTAACTTTGGCTTCCTCCCGCTTTACTTCCACGATAGGTACAAGCAGTCGATCGGCAGGTGAAAAAAGTAAAGGAGAGGCGGCAATCCTCTCCTTCACTCCACAAAAATTCCAAAAATAAGTCGACAATTATTCTCGCATTCCGTTAGCATTTACGCCGCATGGACTACTTTTTTGCCGGAGCAGTAGCCTTTTCCTTAGCAGGTTTTACTCCCTTGCTGGCTTTGGGCGCCTTTGCCTTCTTGCAGCATTCCTTTTTCTCTACCGGAGCCTTCACCTTTTCGGTTTTCACGGCAGGAGTTTGAGCAAAAACCGATCCTGCAAGGGCTACCATCGCTACAAGCGTCAAAATCTTCTTCATTGCAATTAGTTTTAGTGTTCTACAAGCTTTGTTTGGTCATCAATCCATGGCTGGATTGCACTTGTAAATATCCGAAGCAAGCATTAGAATACGATTAAGATCGCCTTAGAAAGCGCTTAAACTTTATAGATTGGGGTGATGGGCAATTCTCTAGCACGCAGGTAGGCTAATCGTGAACTCCGAGCCAACATTTACCTCCGACTTTACCGTTATTGTCCCCTGATGCAGCGCAATAATCTGCGAGGTGAGCGCTAAGCCCAAGCCATGCCCGTCAACTTTTAGGTTCGAAGGCACCCGATGGAAGGGTTGGAAGATATTCTTGAGTTCCTCCTCGGGAATACCAATGCCATTATCCCTAAAAGTGATGCACACCATCTTGCTATCCTTGTAGCTCAGCGAAACCGCCACCGCATTATCGGGCGAAAACTTGCAGGCGTTCGACATAAGGTTGAAGAAGGCGGTTTTAAGCAGCTGCTCCTCGCCGGCAACGTAGAGCTCGTCCTCGTTTCCGGGGAGGTTTGCGAACTCGAGGTGTACCTTACTGCCCGGATATGCCCTAGAGTATTCGGCAATCGAGGTCATCACCAGCTCATCCATGCGAATTCGGTTGCTGGCAAGGTTCTTCGAGTCGATATTCGTCTTGGCAAGGTCCAGCAGCTTCGTCGAAAGGTTGTTTAGGTTGAGGATCTCCTCCTTGAGCGAGGTGAGCATCTGCTGCAGTTCGGCGTTTTCGGGGTGATTCATCATCATCATCTCAATTTCGCTGAGCATGATGGTCAGCGGAGTCCTAAACTCGTGAGAGGCATGCGATACGAAGCTCTTTTGAAGGGTAAACGCCAGCTCCAGCCGCTCGAGCATGCGGTTAAACGTGGATGACAGCTCCGAAATCTCATCGCGCCCATTCCCCTCGTTCAGCCGTTGGTTCAGGTTTTTCTCCGTGATGAGGTTTACCCGCGCCACCACCTTCGACATGGGCTGGAGCGCACGCCGTGCAAAGTACCATCCTCCCAGAAACGACAGCAGAATACCCAGTAGCGTAGAGATTATCAGCGAAATTCTCAGGGTGGCGAGCCTCTTTTTACCATGCTTATCGATGGCGGATACGAACACCGCATAGGAATTTGCCCTATTCCCGTACTCTATACCGATGGCTTCGTAGCTATTCCTGAGTTGCAGAGATAGGTGCTTAACCTTGAATATCCGTAGCGCAAGCGCCGGGGTGATGTCCCGATCTTCCGCCTGGTCGTTGTACACCAGCTTTCCTTTTCTATCGAAGATCATTACCTGCTCGTGGAAGAGTATGGAGGCGGTGGTGTCCAGCCGTCTTATCAGCTCCTTATTGGTATCCACCACATCGGTGGCGATGGAAGCCATAATTAGCGCGCGATCTTGCAGGCGGTTGTAGAAATCGCTTCGGCGCGATTGCTCCGACGAGATGTAAATGGTTGCCGAGAAGACAATAAGAATGGCGCTCACGATGGCGGCAAACTGGATGGCGAGCTTACTGCGGATGTTCATGCTATGCTTCCTTTAGCACATAGCCCAAACCAATTTGGGTATGGATAAGCTTGCTGTCGAAACCCTTGTCCACCTTGTTGCGGAGGTAGTTCATGTACACCTCTATGACGTTGGTGCCGGTGTCGAAGGTGATATTCCAGATCTTTTCGGCGATATCTACCTTTGAAACTACCTTATTCTTGTTCTCCAGCAGGTACTGTAGCAGTAGAAATTCCTTTGCGGTGAGCTCTATGGCCTTGCCAGCTCGGGTAACGATCTTCGAATCGGGGTCGAGCTCCAGATCGGCAGCGCGAAGCACCCTAGATGGCGCGGCGGTAACGGCGCTATTGCGCTTCAGAAAGACGCGAATGCGCGCCAGCAGCTCCTTCATCTCGAACGGTTTGGCAATATAGTCATCGGCACCAGAGTCGAACCCTTCGAGCTTATCGTCGATGGAGTCTAATGCGGTTAGAAAGAGGATGGGCACGTTGGTGTTTCGCTCGCGGATGGCTCGGCACACCTGGTAGCCATTCTCGTGGGGCAGGTTGATGTCGAGGATAATCAAGTCGTACTTGTGCTGGATGCCCAGCCTACGCCCCATCATGCCATCGTAGGCAACCTCTACCGAGTACCCGCTGGTCTCTAGTCCCTTTCGAATGAGGTCGGCAACTTTCACTTCGTCTTCAACCACCAGTATCTTTACGGCTGTTTCCATCGCTTCTCCAAATAAATGCCTGCTAAGGTAGCATATTCTCCTTCGATATCAGAGCGGAAACCGTACGTTTTTTGGTGATGCTCATCGCTGAAAGGCTTGTAGATCATCAGATGCCTTCGCATTTCGGCTTTGAAGCGCTTGCCGAACTCCATGTTTTGGATTTCCGCATCTTCTTTGGGGAGCAGTTGCGGGGCAAATGGGCGTCGGCCGAGAATGCTTGGCGTTTTAGGCGGGTGAGGCGCTTGCCCGTGGGCGGGGATGCGTACGTCGGAAAAAGCAGCAGAGGGCATCCCGCCTCCGGAATGCCCTCTGCAAAGTCTATCCTTAAAAAGAAATTACTGCGCCTTGATGATGAAATAGTTCTTCTTGCCCTTCTGTACCAGCAGGAACTTGCCGTTGAGCAGCAGATCCGACCCGATGGTGGCATCAACCGCATCAACCTTATTCTTGTTGATGCTTACGCCGCCGCCCTGGATCATCTTGCGAGCTTCGCCCTTGGATGGGAACACGGCGGTGGTGGTGGCCAGCAGCTCGATAACGTTGGCACCGGCGTCGAGTATCGACTTCTCGATCTCGAACTGGGGTACGCCCTCGAATACCGACAGGAAGGTGTCCTCGTCGAGCTTAACCAGCGCATCGGCGGTGGCGTTGCCGAAGAGGATTTGCGAGGCCTCCACTGCGGCGTTGTAGTCCTCCTCGGAGTGAACCATGGTGGTTACGTCCTTGGCTAGGCGCTTTTGGAGAATGCGCAGGTGTGGCGCTTCGTGGTGCTCGGCTACGAGTTGCGCGTACTCTTCCTTGGTGATGAAGGTGAATATCTTGAGGTACTTCTCGGCATCCTCGTCGGATACGTTGAGCCAGAACTGGTAGAACTTGTAGGGCGAGGTGTAGGCCTTCGATAGCCAGATGTTGCCGCTCTCGGTTTTGCCGAATTTGCCGCCATCGGCCTTGGTGATTAGCGGACAGGTGAGCGCGTAGGCTTCGCCTCCAGTCTTGCGGCGGATCAGCTCGGTGCCGGTGGTGATGTTGCCCCACTGGTCCGATCCCCCCATCTGCAGTTTACAGCCCTTGTGCTGGTTGAGGTAGAGGAAGTCGTACCCCTGAACCAGCTGGTAGGTGAACTCGGTGAACGACATACCGTCGCGAGTCTCGCCCGTAAGGCGCTTCTTTACCGAATCCTTGCTCATCATATAGTTTACGGTGATGTGCTTGCCCACGTCGCGGATGAAATCGAGGAACGAAAATTCCTTCATCCAGTCGTAGTTGTTTACCAGCTCGGCGCGGTTGGCTGCATCGCTCTCGAAGTCGAGGAACTTGGCCAGCTGTGCCTTGATGCACTCCTGGTTGTGGCGAAGGGCTGCCTCGTCGAGCAGGTTGCGCTCTACCGACTTACCCGATGGGTCGCCAATCATGCCGGTTGCACCGCCCACAAGAGCGATGGGCCTATGGCCTGCACGCTGCAGGTGGCGCAGCATCATCACGCCCACAAGGTGGCCGATGTGCAGCGAGTCGGCAGTTGGGTCGATGCCCACGTAGGCTGATACCATCTCTTTGGCAAGTAGCTCTTCTGTTCCGGGCATCATATCGTGGATCATGCCCCTCCACGAAAGTTCTTCTATAAAGTTCATCTGAGTAATATTTTCTTAGGTGGATGCGCGAGGTGCCCTCCTGCGAGCGGCATCCGGCATTGTGCTCCCTATTAATGAGTAAAACTGGAGCAAAGATAGTAAAATGGATCGACTTCGAGAGGTGGCGCTGGGGCCATCTGCGATGCGTAGAACGCCAGCATGGGGACGCAGAAGGCATCCAACCCCCTTTGATTGTCTCCCCGGAGTTCCGTTGGGATCATCCAACCCCCTTTGATTGGTCCGCCGGAGTTCCGTTGGAGCCATCTAACCCCCTTTGGTTGCCTCCCCATAGTTCCGTTGAAGACATCCAACCCCTTTTGATGGGCTCACCAGTTCTCTGCTGGTACATCTATACGAAAAAGACCTAACAGGTTTTAAAAACTTGTTAGGTCTAGGCATATATTAGGGTAAAGATTTCCGGCTAGAACAGCCCCTTCACGTAGGGGAAGAACCAGGGTACCACCTTCCACATGTTGAAGAGGAGCGATCCGCTAGTCGTATGCTCGGGCAGGATGCGCACCACGCCGTTCAGCACAGAGAGCAGCCATAGACCGGCGCACACCAGTACGAAACTCTTCAGCAGGCCGAAGGCCAGCCCCAGCACCTTATTGGCCGTGCCCACCGAGGTGTCTTTGAACGCCTGCCCGATGATGCGGCTGCTGAGGTGCAGCAGGATGAATACGCCAACGAAGATGATGAACGAGGCCACGAAGACGCTCGCCCTAACGCCCACCTCAAAGTGCTCGCTTACGAATACGCCAATCCAGTTCGAGAGGTGGAAGGCCAGGTAAATGCCCAAGAAAACGGCCCCAAAGCTTACCAGCTGGTTGAGGAATCCCTTAATGTAGCCCGAAATGGCGCCCCAGCCGAGCAGGGCAAGAATTACGATATCTAAGAAGTTCATTGCAGCAAAATATTTGAAGGCAAAAGTAGCTGAAATCGGTAAAGGTGCGCTCTCCTATTTTGTCGAATTGAACCTTGCCCAACAAGTTTTGTTACTTTTCCCTTTCTTTGCCAACGCAAAAAGTAACAGCCAATGAATCGCCTTATACGCATTGCCCCCAGAATAAAGCCGGGAATTCCCAAGCGCTACCTGCTGCTGGTTGCCGCTCTTGTGTGGAGTTTTGCAGGCGGTATGCTTCTTGCCAAAGGGCTTACCTACCTTTTGGCCCATCCCGACATGCTGCTGGTTCGGCTCGTTGCAGGCGCACTTGCTGGGGTAGCCTTCTTCTGGCTGCTTTTTATGAGGATATCGCTGAAGCACATCAACCGCATCAAGTCCATCGACGTGGTGCGCCCCTGCATCTTCTCGTTCTTCGACGTCAAGGGCTACCTGATGATGGGGGGCATGATCTCTATGGGCATCGCGCTGCGCCACCTCAACTTCATCAACAAAGCCTACCTCTTTAACTTCTACGTGGCGATGGGCATACCGCTGCTCCTCTCCGCTGTTCGTTTCGTTTGGGCGTGGGTGCGCTACCATAGGGTGGTGTAGACAATAGACGCTAGATATTAGGCATTAGACTATTCCGAGATACATTAACGCACCATCCCCTGTACCTCCCCATG
This window of the uncultured Acetobacteroides sp. genome carries:
- a CDS encoding PAS domain-containing protein, giving the protein MSWLRKFNKLSIRSKMHLYIGASVALIMLISFLYFIISLRINTRENATLMVDEQVKGYSAQIQRVTNQGFSFCESLASSVVYMFDHSVSNRETLLQQSLLNISKNNQQFKCIFVSLEHSAITPGYNKASGRRTFLTVPSSNMPVMTVDKDMDSFDANGHYYQVKSIGKSDVKEPYYYNYYNNSSQELLITTLDCPVKYNGTSVGVAGVDIGIDEYQKIVDQVKIFPGTSAFLVSSKGFIAAHTDKKLVGKTFDNVFGEKNSELQLDKMLSSSDITKTYIEIDGTSYYSVVVPITMGERGTRWALGVTIPTSEIFAQSRKSVLFAILVCLLGLIVTTFVINYLAKAITKPLEDVTQSIKKLSTGEVSEQEKLNIKTGDEMEEIAGSLNMLVDGLGRTAKFAQEIGNGNLNANHQLLGEKDVLGISLEEMRSSLIRANEVEDERKKEEDKTRWANQGYANFAELLRLNNSNLKELSFSIVSNLVKYLDINQGGMFILNGEDESDRFLEMTACFAYNRRKMMEKRFEVGEGLVGRCFVEGETIFLLEIPDSYISITSGLGDTTPKCLLLVPLKINNEVNGVIELASLTPIDDYKVKFVEKIAESIASTLASVRINIHTAELLDQTRSQAEEMAAQEEEMRQNLEELQSTQEEMARVQEEQKIAQEELFKEKSMFANFLDTVVEYVYFKDLQSRFIRVSKSLLGLHKVKDDSELLGKSDFDLFGGEHSQKAYNDEQTIIRTGQAIYGMVEREDHNDGSVTWVETSKMPLKDLNGQIIGTFGISKDISNIKNLEAKLSFERNLLNNFLDTSSDYIHFKDENGRFLRANRLKYERHGLKSEEEIIGKSDKDFFGEKYTVETDAEEQEIIRTGKPILNRVECRTDSAGNKRWFSINKMPLRNEDGATIGTWGYTRDVTELKELELKQNGQNSESDKADLN
- a CDS encoding exonuclease domain-containing protein, yielding MNSQEEENRNQRFAVVDVETSGGDPRRERITDIAIYLLEGGVIVEEFCTLLNPEKPIPGYITKLTGITNSMVKNAPKFYEVAKKIVEITRDAIFVGHNVGFDYSFVQNEFKRLGYSYRRVTFDTVRVSRKLLPGHASYSLGNLSDDLGIILQNRHRAAGDARATVDLFKILLDKAVDEDIAITISIAKIFGKDIARLLFESLPEETGVYYLHDSDGNILYIGKSTNIAKRALGHFASYDDPKALEMCTKVADISYELTTSELIALLKEDIEVNRHHPPYNRWHRRKSSGYGLYATYNEEGYLALTIAKSSKNGVLVFTYSSTQKAKQALAPIIEKFSLCQKICGLSKSEGACFHYQIGICKGACCGEEGPDLYNQRVEQAIAYLSNTTKNFFVVETDKGSDKVAFVKVEKGKFVGYGQASGDFLSGNPHELHDLVASSPETPNSMKIINAYIGKSKTAKVVYFQ
- a CDS encoding PadR family transcriptional regulator — encoded protein: MYSRELLKGTLQTIILKLLEDNGRMYGYEITQKVKLLTEGKISITEGALYPILHKLEADGTVTTEEEFIGKRIRKYYTLTVSGKTVTEGKVNELNDFISTIGVLLSPKSLA
- a CDS encoding HAMP domain-containing sensor histidine kinase; its protein translation is MNIRSKLAIQFAAIVSAILIVFSATIYISSEQSRRSDFYNRLQDRALIMASIATDVVDTNKELIRRLDTTASILFHEQVMIFDRKGKLVYNDQAEDRDITPALALRIFKVKHLSLQLRNSYEAIGIEYGNRANSYAVFVSAIDKHGKKRLATLRISLIISTLLGILLSFLGGWYFARRALQPMSKVVARVNLITEKNLNQRLNEGNGRDEISELSSTFNRMLERLELAFTLQKSFVSHASHEFRTPLTIMLSEIEMMMMNHPENAELQQMLTSLKEEILNLNNLSTKLLDLAKTNIDSKNLASNRIRMDELVMTSIAEYSRAYPGSKVHLEFANLPGNEDELYVAGEEQLLKTAFFNLMSNACKFSPDNAVAVSLSYKDSKMVCITFRDNGIGIPEEELKNIFQPFHRVPSNLKVDGHGLGLALTSQIIALHQGTITVKSEVNVGSEFTISLPAC
- a CDS encoding response regulator transcription factor — its product is METAVKILVVEDEVKVADLIRKGLETSGYSVEVAYDGMMGRRLGIQHKYDLIILDINLPHENGYQVCRAIRERNTNVPILFLTALDSIDDKLEGFDSGADDYIAKPFEMKELLARIRVFLKRNSAVTAAPSRVLRAADLELDPDSKIVTRAGKAIELTAKEFLLLQYLLENKNKVVSKVDIAEKIWNITFDTGTNVIEVYMNYLRNKVDKGFDSKLIHTQIGLGYVLKEA